Below is a window of Lacibacter sp. H407 DNA.
CCATTCTACGGTTTTATTTACCCCGCACCAACAGTGTGTTGAATCTTTTTATGTGGGTGATATTACTTACAACAGGTTGGTTCTTTGCAACTGATAAATTACTCGATTGGATCTATGGAACGAATCAACACTACCAGTCAATTGTAAATAATACATGGCCCATTCGTTTTGCCATTGGTTTTTTGATCAATGGATGCATCAGTGTAATTGGTTATGCTTATTTCAACTGGCAGGAACGTGCTGAAACAGAAAAGAAAAAAACAGAGGCCGAGCAATTAAGTAAGGAAGCTGAATTGTACAAACTGCGCCAACAACTGCAACCGCATTTTTTATTCAATGCACTCAATTCAATCAATGCGTTGATTGGTACAAGACCGGGCGAAGCAAGAGAAATGGTGCAGCAACTTTCTGATTTTTTACGCACTACGTTGAAAAAAGAAGAGCAACAATGGATACAACTGGAAGATGAAATTCATTCTTTGCAATTATATCTTGAAATTGAAAAAGTGCGGTTCGGTCACCGGTTACATACGCAACTGGAATTCGATGCAACTGCATGGAAAATGCAGGTGCCGGCATTGTTACTGCAACCATTGGTGGAGAATGCCATCAAGTTTGGCTTGTATGATACAACAGGTGAAGCACGAATTTACCTGAAAGCAGATGCAGCAGATGGACAACTCATGATAACCGTTGAAAATCCATTTGATGTTGAAACGGCAGCTGCGCAGAAAGGAACTGGCTTTGGATTAAGTTCGGTACAGCGCAGATTGTATTTAATGTTTGGGCGCAATGATTTGCTGCAAACAAGTACAAAAGAAAATATCTTTATCACAAAGCTGTTGATACCACAACCAACGGGTGTCTGATATATTTGAAGTACGAAGTATGAGGTACGATAAGTGTCAGATCATATAATTTATAAGCAATGCAATACAGAGTTTTAATTATTGATGATGAACCGCTGGCCCGCAGTATGGTCAATGAATATTTGCAGACACATCCGCAGTTAATTGTTGTGGAAGAATGCAGCAATGGATTTGAAGGAGTGAAAGCCATACAGCAACACAGTCCCGATCTTATTTTCCTTGATATACAAATGCCAAAGATCTCCGGCTTTGAAATGCTGGAACTGTTGGAAGAACCACCGGCTGTTATTTTCACCACAGCGTTTGATGAATATGCTGTGCAGGCGTTTGAAAAAAATGCAGTTGATTATTTATTAAAGCCGTTTTCACAACAGCGGTTTGATAAAGCCATCAGCCGATGGATGGAACAGGATAAAGCAATAACAGTTGCAGCTACCGAACAGGTGTTGAAAGATGCAGCCAAACATCCGGCGCAGGCAGAACGTGTTGTTGTAAAGAACGGAACCAAGATCACCATTATTCCGGTGCAGGATATTCAATACTTAGAAGCAGCAGATGATTATGTAAAGATCATCACTGCAACCGGCAGCTTTCTGAAAAAACAAACCATGAGTTATTTTGAAGAGACACTCAATGCGTCTTCTTTTGTACGTACTCATCGTTCATTTATGGTGCGTGTACAGGAGATCACCCGCATTGATCCGTATGAAAAAGAGAATCATGTAGCCGTATTACGTTCGGGTGCAAAAATTCCGGTGAGCCGTGCAGGGTATCCGAAGTTGAAGGTGATGTTGGGGTTGTAGTCCTGACATTATTAATAACTTTAATTAGCTTATGTCGGTACAATAAGCTCATTTACTTGAACCTACATTTTTCGTGT
It encodes the following:
- a CDS encoding sensor histidine kinase, whose product is MIPFCISWFIWISVQELALYQMGLTWFEALTDSIVSNSLLIYVSMLMFTILRFYLPRTNSVLNLFMWVILLTTGWFFATDKLLDWIYGTNQHYQSIVNNTWPIRFAIGFLINGCISVIGYAYFNWQERAETEKKKTEAEQLSKEAELYKLRQQLQPHFLFNALNSINALIGTRPGEAREMVQQLSDFLRTTLKKEEQQWIQLEDEIHSLQLYLEIEKVRFGHRLHTQLEFDATAWKMQVPALLLQPLVENAIKFGLYDTTGEARIYLKADAADGQLMITVENPFDVETAAAQKGTGFGLSSVQRRLYLMFGRNDLLQTSTKENIFITKLLIPQPTGV
- a CDS encoding LytR/AlgR family response regulator transcription factor — translated: MQYRVLIIDDEPLARSMVNEYLQTHPQLIVVEECSNGFEGVKAIQQHSPDLIFLDIQMPKISGFEMLELLEEPPAVIFTTAFDEYAVQAFEKNAVDYLLKPFSQQRFDKAISRWMEQDKAITVAATEQVLKDAAKHPAQAERVVVKNGTKITIIPVQDIQYLEAADDYVKIITATGSFLKKQTMSYFEETLNASSFVRTHRSFMVRVQEITRIDPYEKENHVAVLRSGAKIPVSRAGYPKLKVMLGL